In a genomic window of Pseudomonas putida:
- a CDS encoding DMT family transporter, whose amino-acid sequence MSSRENTGMALGLLGVVIFSLTLPFTRIVVQELHPLLNGLGRALFAAVPAAILLLWRREKWPTWKQVKGLALVAAGVILGFPVLSAWAMQTLPASHGALVNGLQPLCVALYAAWLSHERPSKAFWACAALGSALVLGYALISGAGSIQAGDLLMLGAIAVGGLGYAEGGRLAKEMGGWQVICWALVLSTPLLIGPVLYLALQHHGEVSAKTWWAFGYVSLFSQFIGFFAWYAGLAMGGIARVSQIQLLQIFFTIAFSALFFGEHVEPITWLFAAGVIVTVMLGRKTAVQPARVATT is encoded by the coding sequence ATGTCCTCCCGCGAAAACACCGGCATGGCCCTGGGCCTGCTCGGCGTCGTCATCTTCAGCCTCACCCTGCCCTTCACGCGAATCGTCGTGCAAGAACTTCATCCGCTGCTCAATGGCCTGGGGCGAGCCCTGTTCGCGGCGGTGCCGGCGGCGATTCTGTTGCTGTGGCGCCGGGAAAAATGGCCGACCTGGAAACAGGTCAAGGGCCTGGCCCTGGTAGCCGCCGGGGTGATTCTTGGTTTTCCGGTGCTGTCCGCCTGGGCCATGCAAACCTTGCCGGCGTCTCACGGTGCACTGGTCAATGGCCTGCAACCGCTGTGCGTGGCGCTGTATGCCGCGTGGCTGTCCCACGAACGTCCGTCGAAAGCCTTCTGGGCCTGCGCTGCACTGGGCAGTGCATTGGTACTCGGTTATGCGCTGATCAGCGGTGCCGGCAGCATTCAGGCCGGTGACTTGCTGATGCTTGGCGCGATTGCCGTGGGTGGCCTGGGGTATGCCGAAGGCGGCCGGTTGGCCAAGGAGATGGGCGGCTGGCAGGTGATCTGCTGGGCACTGGTGCTGTCGACGCCGCTGCTGATCGGCCCGGTGCTGTACCTGGCACTGCAACATCACGGCGAAGTCTCGGCCAAAACCTGGTGGGCGTTTGGCTACGTCTCGCTGTTTTCGCAGTTCATCGGTTTCTTCGCCTGGTACGCCGGGCTGGCCATGGGCGGGATTGCGCGGGTCAGTCAGATCCAGTTGCTGCAGATCTTCTTCACCATCGCCTTTTCAGCACTGTTTTTCGGTGAGCATGTCGAGCCGATCACCTGGCTGTTCGCGGCGGGCGTGATCGTGACCGTGATGCTCGGGCGCAAGACCGCCGTTCAACCCGCGCGCGTCGCCACGACATAA
- a CDS encoding class I SAM-dependent methyltransferase, whose product MSATATPASLAPDHHAQFIDLLQSSLEQNAFIKLVLAKYAGEEADLQRIIIKAVTVKAQPCLSFVYRYKTRDITKNLPVTEGVATIAGLLPAAFKNAHLLSVTDEAQLEYSKKGKSSLFKSKPQQLREAPSAEHNREKNRFLELSRPFLADLGVTNKQHELIPAMSRKWKQINKFIEVFSHALTSSPLALDKPVRVADFGSGKGYLTFAIHDYLRNTLKAEGEVTGVELREDMVTLCNTAAAKLDHPGLVFKCGDVRSVAPSELEVMIALHACDIATDYAIHTGIRSGASIIMCSPCCHKQIRLQIQSPALLKPMLQYGLHLGQQAEMVTDSLRALFLEACGYETKVFEFISLDHTNKNKMILAVKRAEPVDPAQLLAKIQELKDFYRITEHCLETLLRADGYLS is encoded by the coding sequence ATGTCTGCTACCGCTACTCCCGCCAGCCTCGCGCCGGATCATCACGCCCAGTTCATCGATCTTCTGCAATCGAGCCTTGAGCAAAACGCCTTCATCAAACTGGTGCTGGCCAAATACGCCGGCGAAGAAGCGGACCTGCAGCGCATCATCATCAAGGCGGTGACGGTCAAGGCGCAGCCGTGCCTGTCCTTCGTCTATCGCTATAAAACCCGCGATATCACCAAGAACCTGCCCGTTACTGAAGGCGTTGCGACCATTGCCGGGCTGTTGCCGGCGGCGTTCAAAAATGCGCATTTGTTGTCCGTGACCGACGAAGCCCAGCTCGAATACAGCAAAAAGGGCAAGAGTTCGCTGTTCAAGAGCAAACCCCAGCAATTGCGTGAGGCGCCGTCCGCCGAGCACAACCGTGAGAAAAACCGCTTCCTCGAATTGAGCCGGCCATTTCTCGCTGACCTGGGTGTGACCAACAAGCAGCATGAGCTGATCCCGGCGATGTCGCGCAAGTGGAAGCAGATCAACAAGTTCATCGAGGTGTTCAGCCATGCGCTGACGTCATCGCCGCTGGCGCTGGACAAACCGGTGCGAGTGGCGGACTTCGGCTCGGGCAAGGGTTACCTGACCTTCGCCATCCACGACTACCTGCGCAACACCCTGAAGGCCGAAGGCGAAGTCACCGGTGTCGAGTTACGCGAAGACATGGTCACCCTGTGCAACACGGCGGCGGCCAAGCTCGATCATCCGGGGCTGGTGTTCAAGTGCGGTGACGTGCGCAGCGTGGCGCCGAGCGAACTGGAAGTGATGATCGCGCTGCACGCCTGCGACATCGCCACCGACTATGCGATCCACACCGGCATCCGTTCCGGTGCGTCGATCATCATGTGCTCGCCGTGCTGCCACAAGCAGATCCGCCTGCAAATCCAGAGCCCGGCACTGCTCAAGCCGATGCTGCAATACGGTTTGCACCTGGGCCAGCAGGCGGAAATGGTCACCGACAGTCTGCGGGCGTTGTTCCTCGAAGCCTGCGGTTATGAAACCAAGGTGTTCGAGTTCATCTCACTGGACCACACCAACAAGAACAAGATGATCCTGGCGGTCAAACGCGCCGAGCCGGTTGATCCGGCCCAGCTGTTGGCGAAGATTCAGGAATTGAAGGATTTCTACCGCATCACCGAGCATTGCCTGGAAACCTTGCTGCGGGCCGATGGTTACCTGAGCTAA
- the bglX gene encoding beta-glucosidase BglX, producing MKKLCLLGLLVSLASHNVLAATTPPPLENKDAFISNLMKQMTLEEKIGQLRLISIGPEMPRELIRKEIAAGNIGGTFNSITRPENRPMQDAAMRSRLKIPMFFAYDVIHGHRTIFPIPLALASSWDMDAIGLSGRIAAKEAASDSLDITFAPMVDISRDPRWGRTSEGFGEDTYLVSRIAGVMVKAFQGTGANAADSIMASVKHFALYGAVEGGRDYNVVDMSPVKMYQDYLPPYRAAIDAGAGGVMVALNSINGVPATANTWLMNDLLRKEWGFKGLAVSDHGAIFELIKHGVAADGREAAKLAIKAGIHMSMNDTLYGKELPGLLKSGEIKQSDIDNAVRAVLDAKYDMGLFKDPYLRIGKAEDDPADTYADSRLHRTEARDVARRSQVLLKNSNETLPLKKTAKVALVGPLAKAPIDMMGSWAAAGKPAQSVTLFDGMSNVIGDKSNLIYARGANITSDKQILGYLNFLNFDAPEVVDDPRPANELIDEAVKAAKDADVVVAAVGESRGMSHESSSRTDLNIPENQRELIRALKATGKPLVLVLMNGRPLTLLQEKEQADAILETWFTGTEGGNAIADVLFGDYNPSGKLPISFPRSVGQIPTYYNHLTIGRPFTPGKPGNYTSQYFDDTTGPLFPFGYGLSYTDFSLSDMALSATTLNKTGKLDASVTVKNTGKRDGETVVQLYIQDVAGSMIRPIKELKNFQKVMLKAGEQKVVHFTISEDDLKFYNAQLKYAAEPGKFNVQIGLDSQDVTQQSFELL from the coding sequence ATGAAGAAGCTGTGTTTGCTGGGCCTGCTCGTCAGCCTGGCCAGTCATAACGTATTGGCCGCCACGACACCCCCGCCGCTGGAAAACAAGGACGCCTTCATCAGCAACCTGATGAAGCAGATGACCCTCGAAGAAAAAATCGGCCAGTTGCGCCTGATCAGCATCGGCCCGGAAATGCCCCGGGAGCTGATCCGCAAGGAAATCGCCGCCGGCAACATCGGTGGCACGTTCAACTCGATCACCCGCCCGGAAAACCGTCCGATGCAGGACGCGGCCATGCGTAGCCGGCTGAAGATCCCGATGTTCTTCGCCTACGACGTGATCCACGGCCATCGCACCATTTTCCCGATCCCGTTGGCCCTGGCTTCCAGCTGGGACATGGACGCCATCGGCCTGTCCGGGCGCATCGCCGCCAAGGAAGCCGCCTCCGACAGCCTCGACATCACCTTCGCGCCGATGGTCGACATCTCCCGCGACCCACGCTGGGGCCGCACCTCCGAAGGCTTCGGCGAAGACACCTACCTGGTCTCGCGCATTGCCGGGGTGATGGTCAAGGCGTTCCAGGGCACCGGCGCCAACGCCGCCGACAGCATCATGGCCAGCGTCAAGCACTTCGCCCTGTACGGCGCGGTCGAGGGCGGTCGCGACTACAACGTCGTCGACATGAGCCCGGTCAAGATGTACCAGGACTACCTGCCACCGTACCGCGCCGCCATCGACGCCGGTGCCGGCGGGGTGATGGTCGCGCTGAACTCGATCAACGGCGTGCCGGCCACCGCCAACACCTGGCTGATGAACGACCTGCTGCGCAAGGAGTGGGGCTTCAAGGGCCTGGCCGTGAGCGATCACGGGGCGATTTTCGAGCTGATCAAGCACGGCGTCGCCGCCGACGGGCGCGAAGCGGCGAAGCTGGCGATCAAGGCCGGCATCCACATGAGCATGAACGACACCCTGTACGGCAAGGAGCTGCCAGGGCTGCTGAAGTCCGGCGAGATCAAGCAGAGCGACATCGACAACGCCGTACGTGCGGTGCTGGACGCCAAGTACGACATGGGCCTGTTCAAGGACCCGTACCTGCGCATCGGCAAGGCCGAGGATGATCCGGCCGATACCTACGCCGACAGCCGCCTGCACCGTACAGAGGCCCGTGACGTGGCCCGTCGCAGTCAGGTGTTGCTGAAGAACAGCAATGAAACCCTGCCGCTGAAGAAAACCGCGAAAGTCGCCCTGGTCGGCCCGTTGGCCAAGGCGCCGATCGACATGATGGGCAGCTGGGCCGCCGCCGGTAAACCGGCGCAATCGGTGACCCTGTTCGATGGCATGAGCAACGTGATCGGTGACAAGTCGAACCTGATCTACGCCCGTGGCGCCAACATCACCAGCGACAAGCAGATCCTCGGCTACCTGAACTTCCTCAACTTCGATGCCCCGGAAGTGGTCGATGACCCGCGTCCGGCCAACGAATTGATCGATGAAGCGGTGAAAGCGGCCAAGGACGCTGACGTGGTGGTTGCTGCCGTGGGCGAGTCCCGTGGCATGTCCCACGAATCGTCGAGCCGCACCGACCTGAACATCCCGGAAAACCAGCGCGAACTGATCCGTGCCCTGAAAGCCACCGGCAAACCGCTGGTACTGGTGCTGATGAACGGCCGTCCGCTGACCCTTCTCCAGGAGAAGGAACAGGCCGATGCGATCCTGGAAACCTGGTTCACCGGCACCGAAGGCGGCAACGCCATCGCCGACGTGCTGTTCGGCGATTACAACCCGTCGGGCAAGCTGCCGATCAGCTTCCCGCGTTCGGTAGGCCAGATTCCGACCTACTACAACCACCTGACCATTGGCCGGCCGTTCACGCCGGGCAAACCGGGCAACTACACCTCGCAGTACTTCGATGACACCACCGGCCCCCTGTTCCCGTTCGGCTACGGCTTGAGCTACACCGACTTCAGCTTGAGCGACATGGCCCTGTCGGCGACCACGCTGAACAAGACCGGCAAGCTCGACGCCAGCGTCACGGTGAAGAACACCGGCAAGCGTGACGGCGAAACCGTGGTGCAGCTGTACATCCAGGACGTGGCCGGCTCGATGATCCGCCCGATCAAGGAACTGAAGAACTTCCAGAAAGTGATGCTCAAGGCCGGCGAACAGAAAGTCGTGCACTTCACCATCAGCGAGGACGACCTGAAGTTCTACAACGCCCAGCTCAAATACGCGGCGGAGCCTGGCAAGTTCAACGTGCAGATCGGCCTGGATTCCCAGGACGTGACGCAGCAGAGTTTTGAGTTGCTGTAA
- a CDS encoding phospholipase D-like domain-containing protein, whose translation MAGPIFPWREGNHFELLIDGPQFFPRMLVAIARAIEQVELELYLVEAGACAEAMVQALVQAAERGVRVRCLFDDYGSLAFTLALRQRLMGAGVELRFYNRLSWRRWVGNFYRDHRKLLLVDQSLAVVGGTGVTDEFWTPGEDVSEWHEVMVEITGPLVTDWQLLFDRQWIANRHRRAWKPASHFGLPRLPRVPSVGEGMGRVAYADARQHRDILQSLVRALNSGQRRIWLATPYFLPTWKVRRSLRRAASRGVDVRLLLTGPRTDHPSVRYAGHRYYPRLLKAGVKIFEYQPCFLHLKMVLIDDWVSIGSCNFDHWNLRFNLEANLEALDPGLTRSVKASFERDFALSQEVSLDEWRRRPLWKRVKQRVWGWVDRLVVNLLDKRG comes from the coding sequence ATGGCCGGCCCGATCTTTCCCTGGCGCGAAGGCAACCACTTCGAATTGCTGATCGATGGCCCGCAGTTTTTCCCGCGCATGCTGGTGGCGATTGCCCGCGCCATCGAACAAGTCGAACTGGAGTTGTACCTGGTGGAGGCGGGTGCCTGTGCCGAAGCCATGGTGCAGGCGCTGGTCCAGGCGGCTGAGCGTGGGGTCCGGGTGCGCTGCCTGTTCGATGACTACGGCAGCCTGGCGTTTACCCTGGCACTGCGTCAGCGCCTGATGGGCGCGGGGGTGGAGTTGCGTTTCTACAACCGCCTGAGCTGGCGGCGCTGGGTCGGCAACTTCTACCGCGATCACCGCAAATTACTGCTGGTGGACCAGAGCCTGGCAGTGGTTGGCGGCACCGGCGTCACCGATGAGTTCTGGACGCCGGGCGAAGACGTCAGCGAGTGGCATGAGGTGATGGTGGAAATCACCGGCCCGCTGGTGACCGACTGGCAACTGCTGTTCGACCGCCAATGGATCGCCAACCGCCATCGCCGCGCCTGGAAACCAGCCTCGCATTTCGGCCTGCCGCGCCTGCCCCGGGTGCCATCCGTGGGCGAGGGCATGGGCCGGGTTGCCTATGCCGACGCCCGCCAGCACCGGGACATCCTGCAATCGTTGGTGCGTGCGTTGAACAGCGGCCAGCGGCGCATCTGGCTGGCCACGCCGTATTTCCTGCCCACCTGGAAAGTCCGTCGCTCCCTGCGCCGCGCGGCCTCCCGTGGTGTCGATGTGCGGCTGCTGTTGACCGGACCACGCACCGATCACCCGTCGGTGCGCTACGCCGGGCATCGCTACTACCCGCGCCTGCTCAAGGCCGGGGTGAAAATCTTCGAATACCAGCCGTGTTTCCTGCACCTGAAAATGGTCCTGATCGATGACTGGGTGAGCATCGGCTCGTGCAATTTCGATCACTGGAATTTGCGGTTTAACCTTGAGGCCAATCTCGAAGCGCTGGATCCCGGGCTGACGCGGTCGGTGAAAGCGAGTTTCGAGCGGGACTTTGCGTTGAGCCAGGAGGTGAGTCTGGACGAGTGGCGACGCCGGCCGCTGTGGAAGCGGGTCAAGCAGCGGGTGTGGGGATGGGTGGATCGGTTGGTGGTGAATCTGTTGGATAAGCGCGGATAG
- a CDS encoding ribbon-helix-helix domain-containing protein: MCELYVKADPILYESRSRSLRICGVVTTLRLENQFWDILSEIAEVDGMTTNQLIAKLYEEVMDYRGEVVNFASFLRVSCTRYLSQRRVAAPELAVVRAVVK, encoded by the coding sequence ATGTGCGAGCTCTACGTCAAGGCCGACCCGATTCTCTACGAGTCGCGTTCCCGCTCGCTGCGCATCTGTGGGGTGGTGACGACTTTGCGGCTGGAGAATCAGTTCTGGGACATCCTCAGCGAAATCGCCGAGGTCGATGGCATGACCACCAACCAGTTGATCGCCAAGCTGTATGAAGAGGTGATGGATTACCGCGGCGAAGTGGTGAATTTTGCCTCGTTCCTGCGGGTGAGCTGTACGCGGTATTTGAGTCAGCGGCGGGTGGCGGCGCCGGAGTTGGCGGTGGTGCGGGCGGTGGTGAAGTAG
- a CDS encoding DJ-1/PfpI family protein → MAAKKILMLVGDFVEDYEVMVPFQALLMVGHTVHAVCPDKSAGQTVRTAIHDFEGDQTYSEKPGHMFALNFDFAKVKAEDYDAVLIPGGRAPEYLRLNEKVLELVRAFDKAGKPIAAVCHGAQLLAAAGVLEGRECSAYPACAPEVRLAGGTFIDIPVTDGHVQGNLATAPAWPAHPNWLAGFLGLLGTKITL, encoded by the coding sequence ATGGCCGCTAAAAAGATTCTGATGCTGGTCGGCGATTTCGTCGAAGACTATGAAGTGATGGTTCCATTCCAGGCGCTGTTGATGGTCGGCCATACGGTGCACGCCGTCTGCCCGGACAAGAGCGCCGGCCAGACCGTGCGCACGGCCATCCACGACTTCGAAGGCGACCAGACCTACAGCGAAAAACCCGGCCACATGTTCGCCCTCAACTTCGACTTCGCCAAGGTCAAGGCCGAGGATTACGACGCCGTGCTGATCCCCGGCGGCCGTGCACCGGAGTACCTGCGCCTGAACGAAAAAGTCCTGGAGCTGGTGCGCGCCTTCGACAAGGCCGGCAAGCCGATCGCCGCCGTCTGCCATGGCGCACAATTGCTTGCCGCCGCCGGGGTTCTGGAAGGCCGCGAGTGCAGCGCTTACCCGGCCTGCGCCCCTGAAGTACGTCTGGCCGGTGGTACCTTTATCGACATTCCGGTGACGGACGGCCATGTGCAAGGCAATCTGGCCACTGCGCCGGCCTGGCCCGCCCATCCGAACTGGCTGGCCGGTTTCCTCGGCTTGCTGGGCACCAAAATCACCCTGTAA
- a CDS encoding YceI family protein, which translates to MFKRSVTQTLAILLLAGASLSARADWYLDGESSRLSFVSTKNGNLSEVQRFLVLHGKVEPSGLAQVEVELDSVNSGVPLRDERMRKELFEIEKFPEALITTQIDLRPINDLASGAQLELRLPLTVDLHGRQHTYNAQLLATRLDDRRFQVVTLEPLVINAEDFDMAPGVEALRKIVGLSAISLSVPVGAVLIFTAR; encoded by the coding sequence ATGTTCAAGCGGTCTGTCACTCAAACCCTCGCCATCCTGCTATTGGCCGGCGCCTCCCTGTCGGCCCGTGCCGATTGGTATCTGGACGGCGAGTCCTCGCGGCTGTCTTTTGTCAGCACCAAAAATGGCAATCTGTCCGAAGTGCAGCGCTTCCTGGTCTTGCACGGCAAGGTCGAGCCCAGCGGGTTGGCGCAGGTAGAGGTCGAGCTCGACTCGGTCAACAGCGGCGTCCCGCTGCGCGATGAGCGCATGCGCAAGGAACTGTTCGAGATCGAGAAATTTCCCGAGGCCCTGATCACCACGCAAATCGATCTGCGCCCGATCAACGACCTGGCCTCCGGCGCGCAACTGGAACTGCGCCTGCCCCTGACCGTCGACCTGCACGGTCGTCAGCACACCTATAACGCCCAACTGCTGGCCACGCGTCTGGATGACCGGCGCTTTCAGGTGGTGACTCTGGAGCCACTGGTCATCAATGCCGAAGACTTCGACATGGCACCGGGTGTGGAAGCGCTACGCAAGATCGTCGGGCTGTCGGCCATCAGCTTGTCCGTACCCGTGGGTGCGGTGCTGATTTTCACGGCGCGCTGA
- a CDS encoding LemA family protein yields MNVRQSYRSRLQVATLLVMATLLTACGINNIPTLDEQAKAAWGQVQNQYQRRADLIPNLVETVKGYAAHEKDTLTAVIEARAKATSIQVDASTLDNPEKLKQYQQAQDQLSGALSRLMVVSERYPDLKANQNFLALQSQLEGTENRISVARRDFILAVQKYNTEIRTFPGRLWHAVMYSSLPVRETFEATPGSEKPPEVKF; encoded by the coding sequence ATGAATGTACGACAGTCCTACCGGTCGCGGCTGCAAGTCGCCACGTTGCTGGTGATGGCCACGTTGCTGACCGCCTGCGGCATCAACAACATCCCGACCCTCGATGAGCAGGCCAAGGCCGCCTGGGGCCAGGTGCAGAACCAGTATCAGCGCCGCGCTGACCTGATTCCCAACCTTGTGGAGACCGTCAAGGGCTACGCCGCCCATGAAAAAGACACCCTGACCGCCGTCATCGAGGCCCGGGCCAAGGCCACATCGATCCAGGTCGATGCCTCCACCCTGGACAACCCGGAAAAGCTCAAGCAGTACCAGCAGGCCCAGGATCAGCTCAGTGGTGCCTTGAGCCGCTTGATGGTGGTGTCCGAGCGCTACCCGGACCTCAAGGCCAACCAGAACTTCCTCGCCCTGCAATCGCAGCTTGAAGGTACCGAGAACCGGATCAGCGTGGCCCGACGCGATTTCATCCTCGCGGTGCAGAAGTACAACACCGAGATCCGCACCTTCCCCGGTCGCCTGTGGCACGCCGTGATGTACAGCAGCTTGCCGGTGCGCGAGACGTTCGAGGCCACGCCGGGTTCGGAGAAGCCGCCCGAAGTCAAATTCTGA
- a CDS encoding DUF4917 family protein, with product MTDFLDVDAHLEDWNTLRNSAAFAGLLVGNGASRAVWDDFGYDSLFENARTVEEKPLSPSELSVFDAMQTRSFEQVLGALKTTSRVNKALAVSSAAPRNRYYAIKEALINTVHAVHIPWRLVEASTLQTINRELASYRTVFTTNYDLLNHWAIQHQPDAISDLFEGTEPSFDLSATATDKTRLLYLHGGLHLVRNQDGTARRMTSTEGTLLGNFAINNTIKTLDDVPLFVNEGSSADKLKTIRSSDYLSFCHAQLLSHGDGLCIFGHGLGEQDGHIVQALRQAKPKVVAISIYPRSQAFILHQKRHYAKVFEGTGVELRFYDSKTHALGNPKLAVPVEV from the coding sequence ATGACCGATTTCCTGGATGTCGACGCCCACCTTGAAGACTGGAACACCTTGCGCAACAGCGCTGCGTTCGCCGGCTTGCTGGTGGGCAACGGCGCCAGTCGCGCGGTGTGGGACGATTTCGGCTACGACTCGCTGTTCGAAAACGCCCGCACCGTCGAAGAAAAACCGCTGAGCCCGTCGGAACTGAGCGTGTTCGACGCCATGCAGACGCGCAGTTTCGAGCAGGTGCTGGGAGCACTGAAGACCACCAGCCGGGTCAACAAGGCACTGGCCGTCAGCTCCGCCGCCCCGCGCAATCGTTACTACGCGATCAAGGAAGCGCTGATCAACACCGTGCATGCGGTACACATTCCCTGGCGCCTGGTCGAAGCGTCGACCCTGCAGACGATCAATCGGGAACTGGCCAGCTATCGCACGGTGTTCACCACCAACTACGACCTGCTCAACCACTGGGCCATTCAGCATCAACCGGATGCGATCAGCGACCTGTTCGAGGGCACGGAACCGTCCTTCGATCTGAGTGCCACCGCTACCGACAAGACCCGCCTGCTGTACCTGCACGGCGGCCTGCACCTGGTGCGCAATCAGGACGGTACCGCGCGCCGGATGACGTCGACCGAAGGCACGCTGCTGGGCAATTTCGCCATCAACAATACGATCAAGACCCTCGACGACGTGCCGCTGTTCGTCAACGAAGGGTCGAGCGCGGACAAGCTCAAGACCATCCGCAGCTCGGATTACCTGTCGTTCTGCCACGCGCAGTTGCTAAGCCATGGCGACGGGTTGTGCATTTTCGGCCATGGGCTGGGCGAGCAGGACGGCCATATCGTGCAGGCCTTGCGCCAGGCGAAACCCAAGGTTGTGGCGATTTCGATTTACCCGCGCAGCCAGGCGTTCATACTGCACCAGAAGCGGCATTACGCGAAGGTGTTCGAGGGGACGGGGGTTGAGTTGCGGTTTTATGATTCGAAGACCCATGCGTTGGGGAATCCGAAACTCGCGGTACCGGTGGAGGTTTAA
- a CDS encoding TPM domain-containing protein yields MALLTEHEQRKVAEAIARVERDTDAELVTVLAARADDYAYIPLLWASLLALVVPGIVHYLTGWLTLHSLLLVQWISFIVLCLLFRLPKITTHLIPRSVRHWRASNLARRQFLEQNLHHTVGSTGILIFVSEAERYVEILVDEGISSRLDNKNWDAIVAAFTRQVREGQTLQGFVNCVEACGELLKVHVPVTQVRNELPNRLVVLG; encoded by the coding sequence ATGGCATTACTGACTGAACACGAACAACGCAAAGTCGCCGAGGCAATCGCCCGGGTCGAGCGCGACACTGACGCGGAACTGGTGACCGTGCTCGCCGCCCGTGCCGACGACTATGCGTACATCCCGCTGCTCTGGGCCAGCCTGCTGGCGCTGGTGGTGCCGGGGATCGTGCATTATCTGACCGGCTGGTTGACCCTGCACAGCCTGTTGCTGGTGCAATGGATCAGCTTCATCGTCCTGTGTCTGCTGTTCCGGCTGCCGAAAATCACCACCCACCTGATCCCGCGCTCGGTGCGCCACTGGCGTGCCTCGAATCTGGCGCGCCGGCAGTTCCTCGAACAGAACCTGCATCACACGGTGGGCAGCACCGGCATTCTGATTTTTGTCTCCGAAGCGGAGCGTTATGTGGAAATCCTGGTGGATGAAGGGATTTCCAGTCGGCTGGACAACAAGAACTGGGACGCGATTGTCGCGGCGTTTACCCGGCAGGTGCGGGAAGGGCAGACGTTGCAGGGCTTCGTCAATTGTGTGGAGGCCTGTGGCGAATTGCTCAAGGTGCACGTGCCGGTGACGCAGGTGCGCAATGAATTGCCCAATCGCCTGGTGGTCCTGGGCTGA
- a CDS encoding TPM domain-containing protein, translated as MRVMKMGLVLLLWVLALAAQAELKFPELTGRVVDTAQMIEPSVRDQLTQQLQAHEKATGEQLVVVTLPDLQGTDIADFGYQLGRYWGIGQKDKNNGALLIIARDERKLRIEVGYGLEDRLTDAQSSVIIHQVITPAFKAGNFSKGISDGVAAMLVVLGGNPLDEPSTVYESSGDPNDDFVSRHPALFVFLVLLFILTVFVCQMLGILPAGRGGSGGSGGFGGGLGGGGFGGGGGGGFSGGGGSFGGGGSSGGW; from the coding sequence ATGCGCGTGATGAAGATGGGCCTGGTGCTGTTGCTGTGGGTACTGGCCCTGGCGGCTCAGGCGGAATTGAAATTCCCCGAGCTGACCGGGCGGGTGGTGGACACCGCCCAGATGATCGAGCCCTCGGTGCGCGATCAGCTCACGCAACAGCTTCAGGCCCACGAGAAAGCCACCGGTGAGCAGTTGGTGGTGGTTACCTTGCCGGACCTGCAAGGCACTGACATTGCCGACTTTGGCTATCAACTGGGCCGTTATTGGGGCATCGGCCAGAAGGACAAGAACAACGGCGCCTTGCTGATCATCGCCCGGGACGAGCGCAAGTTGCGCATCGAAGTCGGCTATGGCCTGGAAGATCGCCTGACCGACGCGCAGAGTTCGGTGATCATCCATCAGGTGATCACTCCGGCGTTCAAGGCCGGTAACTTCAGCAAAGGCATCAGTGACGGCGTGGCCGCGATGCTGGTGGTGCTGGGCGGCAATCCTCTGGACGAGCCATCGACGGTGTACGAATCCAGCGGCGATCCGAATGACGATTTCGTCTCGCGGCATCCGGCGCTGTTCGTATTTCTGGTGTTGTTGTTCATCCTGACGGTGTTTGTCTGCCAGATGCTCGGTATCCTTCCCGCCGGTCGCGGCGGTTCGGGAGGCTCGGGCGGTTTCGGCGGTGGCCTGGGCGGTGGCGGTTTTGGCGGCGGTGGAGGCGGGGGCTTCAGCGGCGGCGGGGGCAGTTTCGGCGGCGGTGGTTCGTCCGGCGGCTGGTAA
- a CDS encoding YegP family protein codes for MSGWYEVSKSSNGQFRFVLKAANAETILTSELYTTHAAADKGIASVQANSPLDERYEKKSTKDGHPYFNLRAGNHEIIGSSEAYSSAAAMEKGIASVKANGPTKVIKDKTLPVL; via the coding sequence ATGTCCGGATGGTATGAAGTGAGCAAAAGCAGCAATGGTCAGTTCAGGTTCGTGCTGAAGGCGGCGAACGCCGAAACCATTCTGACCAGCGAGCTGTACACCACCCACGCGGCTGCCGACAAAGGCATCGCCTCGGTCCAGGCCAACAGCCCGCTGGATGAGCGCTACGAGAAAAAATCCACCAAGGATGGCCACCCCTATTTCAATCTCAGGGCCGGCAACCACGAGATCATTGGCAGCAGCGAGGCCTATTCCTCGGCGGCTGCGATGGAAAAAGGCATCGCCAGCGTGAAGGCCAACGGCCCGACCAAGGTGATCAAGGACAAGACCCTGCCGGTTCTCTGA